From Anticarsia gemmatalis isolate Benzon Research Colony breed Stoneville strain chromosome 3, ilAntGemm2 primary, whole genome shotgun sequence, one genomic window encodes:
- the Rok gene encoding rho associated coiled-coil containing protein kinase: MEAVKDEERSRRLRALEERLCDPRSTGNVDCLLDTVTALVSDCDHPAIRRMKNVEAYTSRYEVFASEIIDLRMKAADFDLIKVIGRGAFGEVQLVRHKSTHQVYAMKLLSKVEMIKRSDSTFFWEERHIMAHANSEWILKLHFAFQDHKYLYMVMDYMPGGDLVSLMSNYDIPEKWAKFYTMEIVLALNVIHGMGFVHRDVKPDNMLIDKYGHLKLADFGTCMRMGPDGLVRASNAVGTPDYISPEVLQSQNGEGVYGRECDWWAVGIFLYEMLIGDPPFYADSLVGTYGKIMDHRNSLQFPDDVDISKEAKSLIRGLLTDRTRRLGKNSVDEIKQHPFFINDQWSFENLRDSVPPVVPELSSDDDTRNFDDMEKSDALDESFPVPKAFVGNHLPFVGFTYNGDYQLCSRGLKAADVVDTISNNHVNNLGSEAILQLEKLLERERDGRRKLEDTQVTLCAQLEELSQREARNKKVIADTDKELALLRHDLKEIQRKADVEADIRRKAEYNFNEAKRRLEEEQSKRAKEISNLQNYNDKINALEMQLTELREKLKQEAEAAAKSRKQAAELTAAQAAAAAVNDGTVASLRAQRDALERERSVLSEELAATKAAKQRSEASVAEATSRLNAAHAELERSATRLNQTMADNRQLSERVSSLEKECASLAHELRAAQHLYQQELRAHQDTQRSQLLSKQEANLELVKALQSKLNEEKSARQRSESACQEKDRQMSMLSVDYRQMQQRLQKLEGEHRQESEKAVGLAAALEQERAARLSVSSEVATAEAAARSAQAERDARARDLQAVRSALHDTSEKLAAASAERDMHCARSEELRLQLETEQHYCFVYKSQANEMRLMLDENTRAARDAEQERASLLHQLQLAIARADSEAIARSIAEETVGELEKEKTMKELEMRDALSQHRSELASRDALVQGLRDRDHENRATIDLQRKEVDELRRSGTALAERVATLQRLQEEVDRLNKKVNSETMLKQQAVNKLAEIMNRKDMNPATTKNKSKSVRKDKDYRKLQQELTREKEKFDQHISKLQRDLQDCQQQLLDEQSTRLRLAMEVDSKDVEIEQLKEKLAALTSETASQSSADAEDGETEQTLEGWLSVPFKQNIRRHGWKKQYVVVSSKKIIFYNSENDKQNTTDPVMILDLSKVFHVRSVTQGDVIRADAKDIPRIFQLLYAGEGEARRPGDTQDLPPDAPDHAGNTVQHKGHDLVSITYHIPTACEVCTRPLWHMFRPPQAYECRRCRMKIHAEHVAEGEGVAACKLHADRARELLLLAPAAGDQRRWVARLARRVQRYGYRAAHHTNHDHTKLSPRDSMRSNLKSAYMNASQRSSTLPANASLPRQ; the protein is encoded by the exons ATGGAAGCGGTGAAGGACGAAGAACGTTCGCGGCGGCTGCGCGCCCTGGAGGAGCGTCTGTGTGACCCTCGCTCCACAGGCAACGTGGACTGCTTGCTCGACACTGTTACTGCGCTGGTCTCCGACTGCGACCACCCGGCCATACGACGAATGAAAAATGTCGAAGCCTACACCAGCCGAT ATGAAGTGTTTGCTTCTGAGATAATAGACCTGCGTATGAAAGCTGCAGACTTTGACTTGATCAAAGTAATTGGTCGCGGTGCCTTCGGTGAAGTGCAACTAGTCAGACACAAGTCTACACACCAAGTCTATGCCATGAAACTACTCAGTAAGGTAGAAATGATCAAGAGATCTGACTCCACATTCTTTTGGGAAGAACGGCATATTATGGCACACGCAAACTCAGAGTGGatattaaaattgcattttgcCTTTCAAGATCATAAGTACCTTTATATGGTGATGGACTACATGCCCGGTGGTGATCTTGTCAGTCTAATGTCTAACTATGACATCCCTGAAAAGTGGGCTAAATTCTACACAATGGAAATAGTTCTAGCTCTCAATGTGATCCATGGGATGGGGTTTGTACACCGGGATGTAAAACCTGATAATATGTTAATTGACAAGTATGGACATCTCAAGCTAGCTGACTTTGGCACTTGCATGAGGATGGGTCCAGATGGTCTTGTGCGAGCCAGTAATGCAGTTGGTACTCCAGATTATATATCACCTGAAGTGTTACAATCTCAAAATGGTGAAGGAGTATATGGTCGCGAGTGTGATTGGTGGGCTGtgggtatatttttatatgaaatgttgATTGGTGATCCACCTTTTTATGCAGACAGTTTGGTTGGTACATATGGAAAGATCATGGACCACAGGAACTCACTCCAGTTTCCTGATGATGTTGATATTTCAAAAGAAGCTAAATCTCTGATTAGAGGCCTCCTAACAGACAGAACTAGAAGGTTGGGCAAAAACTCAGTTGATGAAATCAAACAACACCCATTCTTTATCAATGATCAGTGGAGCTTTGAAAACTTAAGAGATTCTGTACCACCTGTAGTGCCTGAGTTGTCTAGTGATGATGATACCAGAAATTTTGATGACATGGAAAAATCTGATGCATTGGACGAATCTTTTCCAGTACCTAAAGCATTTGTGGGCAATCATTTACCATTTGTAGGATTTACTTACAATGGCGACTATCAGTTGTGTAGTAGGGGGTTAAAGGCAGCAGATGTGGTAGACACAATCTCTAATAATCATGTTAATAATCTTGGATCTGAAGCTATATTGCAGCTAGAAAAACTACTTGAAAGAGAAAGAGACGGAAGGCGAAAATTGGAGGATACGCAAGTTACTTTATGTGCCCAACTTGAAGAACTGTCTCAGAGAGAAGCTAGGAACAAAAAAGTTATAGCCGATACTGACAAAGAGTTAGCTTTACTCAGACACGATCTGAAGGAGATTCAGAGAAAAGCAGACGTAGAAGCCGATATAAGAAGGAAAGCTGAATATAACTTTAACGAAGCGAAGCGACGGCTCGAAGAAGAGCAGAGTAAACGAGCTAAGGAAATAAGCAATTTGCAAAACTACAACGATAAAATAAACGCCTTGGAAATGCAGCTGACGGAGCTGCGTgagaaattaaaacaagaagccGAAGCTGCCGCGAAATCAAGGAAGCAAGCGGCGGAACTGACCGCTGCGCAGGCCGCGGCCGCCGCCGTCAACGACGGCACCGTGGCCAGCTTGCGCGCTCAGCGAGACGCGCTCGAGCGAGAGCGAAGCGTACTGTCCGAGGAACTGGCTGCTACCAAGGCAGCTAAACAACGATCTGAGGCATCGGTGGCGGAAGCGACCAGCAGACTGAATGCGGCACACGCGGAGCTCGAGCGCTCAGCGACGAGATTAAATCAAACCATGGCAGACAACAGGCAGCTATCAGAACGTGTTTCGTCGCTAGAGAAAGAATGTGCTTCGCTCGCTCATGAACTTCGCGCTGCGCAACATCTCTATCAACAGGAGCTGCGTGCTCACCAGGACACGCAGCGATCGCAGTTGCTCTCTAAACAAGAAGCCAACTTGGAGCTAGTCAAGG CCCTACAATCGAAACTGAACGAAGAGAAGAGTGCGCGACAACGGTCGGAGTCAGCGTGTCAGGAGAAGGACCGGCAGATGTCGATGCTCAGTGTCGACTACCGGCAGATGCAGCAACGACTGCAGAAACTGGAGGGCGAACATCGACAAGAGAGCGAAAAG GCGGTGGGCTTAGCAGCTGCATTGGAACAAGAACGAGCGGCGCGGTTGTCAGTCAGCAGTGAAGTAGCGACGGCTGAAGCCGCGGCGAGGTCCGCTCAAGCCGAGCGAGATGCCCGCGCCAGAGACCTGCAGGCCGTGCGATCCGCCCTGCATGACACCTCGGAGAAACTGGCCGCCGCCAGCGCAGAACGCGACATGCACTGTGCTAGA AGCGAGGAGTTACGCCTGCAACTGGAGACGGAGCAGCACTACTGCTTCGTGTACAAGAGCCAGGCCAACGAGATGCGTCTCATGCTGGATGAGAACACGCGGGCGGCGCGCGACGCCGAGCAGGAGCGGGCCAGTCTACTGCACCAGCTACAACTGGCTATTGCTAGGGCAGACTCCGAAGCCATTGCTAG ATCAATAGCGGAAGAAACAGTGGGCGAGTTGGAGAAGGAGAAGACGATGAAGGAGCTAGAGATGCGCGACGCGCTGTCACAGCACCGCTCCGAGCTGGCGTCGCGTGACGCGCTCGTGCAGGGCCTACGTGACCGCGACCACGAGAACCGCGCCACCATCGATCTGCAACGAAAG GAAGTGGACGAGTTACGTCGCAGCGGCACGGCGTTAGCGGAGCGTGTGGCGACACTACAGCGCCTACAGGAGGAGGTGGACCGACTCAACAAGAAGGTCAACTCAGAGACCATGCTCAAACAACAGGCCGTCAACAAGCTCGCCGAGATCATGAACAG GAAAGACATGAACCCCGCGACGACGAAGAATAAGAGCAAGTCGGTGCGCAAGGACAAGGACTACCGCAAGCTGCAGCAGGAGCTTACCCGCGAGAAGGAGAAGTTCGACCAGCACATCTCCAAGCTGCAGCGCGACCTGCAGGACTGCCAGCAACAGCTGCTCGACGAACAGTCCACCAGGCTACGTCTCGCTATGGAG GTGGACAGCAAGGACGTAGAGATCGAGCAGTTGAAGGAGAAGCTGGCGGCGCTGACGAGCGAGACGGCCTCGCAGTCGTCGGCGGACGCCGAGGACGGCGAGACGGAGCAGACGCTGGAGGGCTGGCTGTCCGTGCCCTTCAAGCAGAACATCCGCCGCCACGGCTGGAAGAAGCAGTACGTCGTCGTCTCCTCCAAGAAGATCATCTTCTACAACTCCGAGAACGACAAGCAGAACACCACGGATCCCGTTATGATCTTGGATTTGAG CAAGGTGTTCCACGTGCGGTCGGTGACGCAGGGAGACGTGATCCGCGCCGACGCCAAGGACATCCCGCGCATCTTCCAGCTGCTGTACGCCGGCGAGGGGGAGGCGCGCCGCCCCGGCGACACGCAGGACCTGCCGCCCGACGCGCCCGACCACGCCG GCAACACGGTGCAGCACAAGGGGCACGACCTGGTCAGCATCACGTACCACATCCCCACGGCGTGCGAGGTGTGCACGCGCCCGCTGTGGCACATGTTCCGTCCGCCGCAGGCCTACGAGTGTCGAC GGTGTCGCATGAAGATCCACGCGGAGCACGTGGCGGAGGGCGAGGGCGTGGCGGCCTGCAAGCTGCACGCCGACCGCGCCCGCGAGCTGCTGCTGCTGGCGCCCGCCGCCGGCGACCAGCGCCGCTGGGTGGCGCGCCTCGCCCGCCGCGTGCAGCGCTACGGGTACCGCGCCGCGCACCACACCAACCACGACCACACCAAGCTCTCGCCCAG GGACTCGATGCGGTCGAACCTGAAGTCGGCGTACATGAACGCGTCGCAGCGCAGCTCCACGTTGCCGGCCAACGCCTCGCTGCCGCGCCAGTGA
- the qua gene encoding villin like protein quail isoform X1, which translates to MHILEIGADHQEDDGGSARAAEAAFRTVPRDHTTFLVWRITETNTELLPRTHYGTFYDAEAYLVYSCSLPGQPAGPDVIRREIKENGNGEFAERHIHSWGGERSGALAALALRRGTQLAAYLAAPTVVHREAATKETPRLLSYFRDGIRILRSGSTSLNGNARLYRVRGRRPVLQQLEPVSWAQLATDGVFLLDTASLLVLWLGRTANLVEKIFGAKIAYRMARGADKGMMSRRIAIAHDGYEQTLPVSDRALLDALLELRARALRPASPPADPPRPARLYRATHPPRVAPVTVPSQRPAARLEEIKRAPLYREDLADDGVYIVDSGSRGVWAWVGPSATGAAARGALAAARGLARARRVVVPVSAAPAGREPLEFAALFHNWRWCDARRDSRLRAARSATTRLDAVSLASNAWLAAEAQLPDDGSGALRVWRVRRRDTDAEDPNKESLAEVERPQAAVFYDRDCYIVLYTYHAPTGDQTILYYWMGGSSPNDLRNLGAKEAKDLYTKLGRFPVQAWVYQGKEPAHFLQIFKGRMITYSGSATDYDPTGRRVLAPSRVLIRVSGQYAREARGVEVREGGAQGGAGACYVLRDAARVWVWCAANATGDEREVAKNMAAAEHTLVMQGKETPNFWTALGNRRHLLMPSPLKEVQRPLPPRLFYVSLGVPGQYSFEEIASFSQYELAPEMLCVVDAHIAVFVWLGAHCCPRAKEEPRSIARAYLAQDPAARDPETPILVLSQGREPPHFTGFFPHWKQSMWKGHKTFSAIISALEGKAIVQSGNSALQSGNSANRFDQYEKYPLAVLKGPKEHLPQDVDPLTKELYLTHDDFVSTFSMPYSEFRSLPGWKQKELKKAVGLF; encoded by the exons ATGCACATCCTGGAGATTGGTGCTGATCAT CAGGAGGATGACGGCGGCAGCGCGCGTGCGGCTGAGGCTGCATTCCGCACGGTGCCCCGGGACCACACCACCTTCCTTGTGTGGAGAATCACG GAAACGAACACGGAACTCCTGCCCCGTACGCATTACGGCACATTCTACGACGCTGAAGCTTACCTGGTGTACTCCTGTTCACTCCCGGGACAACCGGCAGGACCCGATGTTATT CGTCGAGAGATAAAAGAAAACGGCAATGGCGAGTTTGCGGAGCGTCACATACACTCGTGGGGTGGGGAGCGAAGCGGAGCACTGGCGGCACTGGCGCTGCGCCGGGGGACCCAGCTCGCTGCCTACCTCGCCGCACCCACCGTCGTACATCGTGAGGCCGCTACCAAAGAAACCCCCAGACTACTCTCATATTTCAGAGATGGTATTAG GATCCTTCGGAGTGGGTCCACAAGCCTGAATGGCAATGCCCGGCTGTACCGCGTGCGCGGGCGCCGGCCAGTCCTTCAGCAATTGGAGCCAGTGTCGTGGGCGCAGCTCGCCACCGACGGCGTGTTCCTGCTCGACACAGCCTCGCTGCTCGTGCTGTGGCTCGGCCGCACCGCCAACCTtgtcgaaaaaatatttggagCCAAG ATCGCATACCGCATGGCTCGTGGAGCAGACAAGGGCATGATGTCGCGCCGCATCGCGATCGCTCACGACGGGTACGAGCAGACGCTGCCGGTCAGCGACCGCGCACTCTTAGACGCGCTCCTCGAGCTGCGAGCGAGAGCCCTCCGGCCTGCGTCACCTCCCGCAGACCCTCCCCGCCCCGCAAGACTGTACAGAGCGACACATCCGCCTCGCGTCGCACCTGTCACTGTACCTTCACAACGACCTGCGGCTAGACTGGAGGAGATCAAACGTGCTCCACTGTACAGGGAGGACTTGGCTGACGAT GGTGTGTACATAGTGGACAGTGGTAGTCGAGGAGTCTGGGCCTGGGTCGGCCCGTCAGCCACAGGAGCTGCCGCTCGTGGTGCTCTGGCGGCAGCGAGAGGTCTGGCTCGAGCTCGTCGCGTGGTGGTACCGGTGTCCGCGGCACCTGCAGGTCGTGAACCGCTGGAATTCGCTGCCCTGTTCCACAATTGGCGCTGGTGTGACGCAAGGCGTGATAGTCGTCTCCGCGCTGCTCGATCGGCCACTACTAGACTCGATGCCGTCAGTTTAGCTTCAAATGCTTGGCTTGCGGCTGAG GCTCAGCTTCCAGACGATGGTTCTGGTGCTCTTCGCGTGTGGAGAGTACGGCGTCGTGACACGGACGCGGAGGACCCGAACAAAGAGTCGCTGGCGGAGGTGGAGCGACCACAAGCCGCAGTCTTCTACGACAGAGACTGCTACATTGTGCTGTACACCTACCACGCGCCTACCGGAGACCAGACCATACTTTATTATTGGATG GGAGGCTCTTCACCAAATGATCTGAGGAATTTGGGTGCAAAAGAAGCTAAAGACCTCTACACAAAACTTGGGCGTTTTCCGGTTCAG GCGTGGGTGTACCAAGGAAAGGAACCCGCCCACTTCCTGCAAATCTTCAAGGGACGGATGATAACATACTCCGGCAGCGCTACAGATTATGATC CGACAGGTCGTCGCGTGCTGGCTCCGTCGCGCGTGTTGATCCGCGTGTCGGGGCAGTACGCCCGCGAGGCGCGCGGCGTGGAGGTGCGCGAGGGCGGCGCGCagggcggcgcgggcgcctgCTACGTGCTGCGCGACGCCGCGCGCGTCTGGGTGTGGTGCGCCGCCAACGCCACCGGCGACGAGAGGGAAGTCGCCAAGAACATGGCGGCCGCTGAACATACACTGGTCATGCAGG GTAAAGAAACTCCCAACTTTTGGACGGCACTGGGCAACCGTCGTCACCTACTCATGCCTTCTCCGCTGAAGGAAGTCCAGCGACCGCTGCCGCCGCGTCTATTCTACGTGTCTCTCGGTGTACCTGGCCAATACTCTT TTGAGGAGATAGCATCGTTCAGTCAGTACGAGCTGGCGCCGGAGATGCTGTGTGTGGTGGACGCGCACATCGCCGTGTTCGTGTGGCTCGGCGCGCACTGCTGCCCGCGCGCCAAGGAGGAGCCGCGCTCCATCGCCAGGGCATATCTCGCTCAAG atCCAGCCGCGCGAGATCCTGAAACTCCAATACTGGTGTTGAGTCAGGGTCGAGAGCCACCACATTTCACCGGATTCTTCCCACATTGGAAGCAGTCCATGTGGAAG GGTCACAAAACATTCAGCGCGATCATCAGTGCTCTAGAAGGCAAGGCAATCGTTCAAAGCGGCAACAGTGCGTTGCAGAGCGGTAACAGCGCCAATCGCTTCGATCAGTATGAGAAATATCCCCTGGCGGTGCTCAAGGGACCTAAAGAACATCTTCCTCAAGATGTAGATCCACTTACTAAAGAG ttatACTTAACCCACGATGACTTCGTATCAACATTCAGTATGCCGTACAGCGAGTTCCGCTCATTGCCTGGCTGGAAGCAGAAGGAACTTAAAAAGGCCGTTGGCCTATTCTGA
- the qua gene encoding villin like protein quail isoform X2 encodes MHILEIGADHEDDGGSARAAEAAFRTVPRDHTTFLVWRITETNTELLPRTHYGTFYDAEAYLVYSCSLPGQPAGPDVIRREIKENGNGEFAERHIHSWGGERSGALAALALRRGTQLAAYLAAPTVVHREAATKETPRLLSYFRDGIRILRSGSTSLNGNARLYRVRGRRPVLQQLEPVSWAQLATDGVFLLDTASLLVLWLGRTANLVEKIFGAKIAYRMARGADKGMMSRRIAIAHDGYEQTLPVSDRALLDALLELRARALRPASPPADPPRPARLYRATHPPRVAPVTVPSQRPAARLEEIKRAPLYREDLADDGVYIVDSGSRGVWAWVGPSATGAAARGALAAARGLARARRVVVPVSAAPAGREPLEFAALFHNWRWCDARRDSRLRAARSATTRLDAVSLASNAWLAAEAQLPDDGSGALRVWRVRRRDTDAEDPNKESLAEVERPQAAVFYDRDCYIVLYTYHAPTGDQTILYYWMGGSSPNDLRNLGAKEAKDLYTKLGRFPVQAWVYQGKEPAHFLQIFKGRMITYSGSATDYDPTGRRVLAPSRVLIRVSGQYAREARGVEVREGGAQGGAGACYVLRDAARVWVWCAANATGDEREVAKNMAAAEHTLVMQGKETPNFWTALGNRRHLLMPSPLKEVQRPLPPRLFYVSLGVPGQYSFEEIASFSQYELAPEMLCVVDAHIAVFVWLGAHCCPRAKEEPRSIARAYLAQDPAARDPETPILVLSQGREPPHFTGFFPHWKQSMWKGHKTFSAIISALEGKAIVQSGNSALQSGNSANRFDQYEKYPLAVLKGPKEHLPQDVDPLTKELYLTHDDFVSTFSMPYSEFRSLPGWKQKELKKAVGLF; translated from the exons ATGCACATCCTGGAGATTGGTGCTGATCAT GAGGATGACGGCGGCAGCGCGCGTGCGGCTGAGGCTGCATTCCGCACGGTGCCCCGGGACCACACCACCTTCCTTGTGTGGAGAATCACG GAAACGAACACGGAACTCCTGCCCCGTACGCATTACGGCACATTCTACGACGCTGAAGCTTACCTGGTGTACTCCTGTTCACTCCCGGGACAACCGGCAGGACCCGATGTTATT CGTCGAGAGATAAAAGAAAACGGCAATGGCGAGTTTGCGGAGCGTCACATACACTCGTGGGGTGGGGAGCGAAGCGGAGCACTGGCGGCACTGGCGCTGCGCCGGGGGACCCAGCTCGCTGCCTACCTCGCCGCACCCACCGTCGTACATCGTGAGGCCGCTACCAAAGAAACCCCCAGACTACTCTCATATTTCAGAGATGGTATTAG GATCCTTCGGAGTGGGTCCACAAGCCTGAATGGCAATGCCCGGCTGTACCGCGTGCGCGGGCGCCGGCCAGTCCTTCAGCAATTGGAGCCAGTGTCGTGGGCGCAGCTCGCCACCGACGGCGTGTTCCTGCTCGACACAGCCTCGCTGCTCGTGCTGTGGCTCGGCCGCACCGCCAACCTtgtcgaaaaaatatttggagCCAAG ATCGCATACCGCATGGCTCGTGGAGCAGACAAGGGCATGATGTCGCGCCGCATCGCGATCGCTCACGACGGGTACGAGCAGACGCTGCCGGTCAGCGACCGCGCACTCTTAGACGCGCTCCTCGAGCTGCGAGCGAGAGCCCTCCGGCCTGCGTCACCTCCCGCAGACCCTCCCCGCCCCGCAAGACTGTACAGAGCGACACATCCGCCTCGCGTCGCACCTGTCACTGTACCTTCACAACGACCTGCGGCTAGACTGGAGGAGATCAAACGTGCTCCACTGTACAGGGAGGACTTGGCTGACGAT GGTGTGTACATAGTGGACAGTGGTAGTCGAGGAGTCTGGGCCTGGGTCGGCCCGTCAGCCACAGGAGCTGCCGCTCGTGGTGCTCTGGCGGCAGCGAGAGGTCTGGCTCGAGCTCGTCGCGTGGTGGTACCGGTGTCCGCGGCACCTGCAGGTCGTGAACCGCTGGAATTCGCTGCCCTGTTCCACAATTGGCGCTGGTGTGACGCAAGGCGTGATAGTCGTCTCCGCGCTGCTCGATCGGCCACTACTAGACTCGATGCCGTCAGTTTAGCTTCAAATGCTTGGCTTGCGGCTGAG GCTCAGCTTCCAGACGATGGTTCTGGTGCTCTTCGCGTGTGGAGAGTACGGCGTCGTGACACGGACGCGGAGGACCCGAACAAAGAGTCGCTGGCGGAGGTGGAGCGACCACAAGCCGCAGTCTTCTACGACAGAGACTGCTACATTGTGCTGTACACCTACCACGCGCCTACCGGAGACCAGACCATACTTTATTATTGGATG GGAGGCTCTTCACCAAATGATCTGAGGAATTTGGGTGCAAAAGAAGCTAAAGACCTCTACACAAAACTTGGGCGTTTTCCGGTTCAG GCGTGGGTGTACCAAGGAAAGGAACCCGCCCACTTCCTGCAAATCTTCAAGGGACGGATGATAACATACTCCGGCAGCGCTACAGATTATGATC CGACAGGTCGTCGCGTGCTGGCTCCGTCGCGCGTGTTGATCCGCGTGTCGGGGCAGTACGCCCGCGAGGCGCGCGGCGTGGAGGTGCGCGAGGGCGGCGCGCagggcggcgcgggcgcctgCTACGTGCTGCGCGACGCCGCGCGCGTCTGGGTGTGGTGCGCCGCCAACGCCACCGGCGACGAGAGGGAAGTCGCCAAGAACATGGCGGCCGCTGAACATACACTGGTCATGCAGG GTAAAGAAACTCCCAACTTTTGGACGGCACTGGGCAACCGTCGTCACCTACTCATGCCTTCTCCGCTGAAGGAAGTCCAGCGACCGCTGCCGCCGCGTCTATTCTACGTGTCTCTCGGTGTACCTGGCCAATACTCTT TTGAGGAGATAGCATCGTTCAGTCAGTACGAGCTGGCGCCGGAGATGCTGTGTGTGGTGGACGCGCACATCGCCGTGTTCGTGTGGCTCGGCGCGCACTGCTGCCCGCGCGCCAAGGAGGAGCCGCGCTCCATCGCCAGGGCATATCTCGCTCAAG atCCAGCCGCGCGAGATCCTGAAACTCCAATACTGGTGTTGAGTCAGGGTCGAGAGCCACCACATTTCACCGGATTCTTCCCACATTGGAAGCAGTCCATGTGGAAG GGTCACAAAACATTCAGCGCGATCATCAGTGCTCTAGAAGGCAAGGCAATCGTTCAAAGCGGCAACAGTGCGTTGCAGAGCGGTAACAGCGCCAATCGCTTCGATCAGTATGAGAAATATCCCCTGGCGGTGCTCAAGGGACCTAAAGAACATCTTCCTCAAGATGTAGATCCACTTACTAAAGAG ttatACTTAACCCACGATGACTTCGTATCAACATTCAGTATGCCGTACAGCGAGTTCCGCTCATTGCCTGGCTGGAAGCAGAAGGAACTTAAAAAGGCCGTTGGCCTATTCTGA
- the LOC142987633 gene encoding uncharacterized protein LOC142987633, producing MYTDDTSDKESEYEDRSPDDSPNITKKSLSTVGFRNNPENQNARPLALRATQSFTGAVEELRLCGNFQRINLCNRINVMSAPKIAAVCPCGCLLRPATTGPFRTREQNTLALHVVSPEVLSYHGYCFEPNQIAMFWKKDCRMFLWKGKAKMKNVIHADSHRKAV from the coding sequence ATGTACACAGATGATACTTCTGATAAAGAAAGTGAATACGAAGACAGGAGCCCAGACGACAGtccaaatataacaaaaaaatctttgtccACGGTCGGCTTCAGAAATAATCCCGAAAACCAAAATGCAAGGCCGCTGGCTCTTCGAGCCACTCAATCTTTCACCGGTGCTGTTGAAGAACTTCGACTGTGTGGTAACTTTCAGAGAATAAATTTATGCAACAGGATAAATGTGATGTCTGCGCCGAAGATAGCTGCAGTGTGCCCATGCGGATGTCTTCTACGACCGGCTACGACAGGCCCATTTAGAACTAGAGAGCAGAATACACTGGCACTTCATGTCGTTTCTCCAGAAGTGCTCAGCTATCATGGCTATTGTTTTGAGCCCAATCAGATTGCTATGTTTTGGAAAAAAGACTGCAGAATGTTCTTATGGAAAGGGAAAGCTAAAATGAAGAATGTTATTCACGCAGATTCTCATAGAAAGGCTGTATAA
- the mEFTs gene encoding elongation factor Ts, mitochondrial isoform X4 gives MHNNDSEKAETWLNEQAQAMGWAKATKLAGRTALQGLVAVKFDKGHGALVELNCETDFVAKNEKFHKMIEDATIACYNFAHTHMQAKGPITKMELDGEQLGNLTAEGGKKLSESLALFIGSVGENAILRRAECWKANNNDVRIAGYTHPAPATPADYTAGKYGALVAYKQAGDTEDIGKQLCQHIVGMAPQKIGNKEKDEPAKNADDETCLIYQEYLLDPSYTVEEVLEQNKVEIIDYVRFSCGELVEANMPGVEKQPLDTVQTLQ, from the exons gcTGAGACTTGGTTGAATGAACAGGCTCAAGCAATGGGTTGGGCCAAGGCTACCAAACTTGCTGGACGCACAGCCCTGCAAGGCCTTGTAGCTGTGAAATTTGACAAAGGGCATGGAGCCCTTGTAGAACTCAACTGTGAGACAGACTTTGTTGCCAAGAATGAAAAATTCCACAAAATGATTGAAGATGCAACTATTGCATGCTACAATTTTGCTCATACTCACATGCAAGCAAAAGGACCCATTACTAAG ATGGAATTAGATGGTGAACAATTAGGTAATTTGACAGCAGAAGGTGGGAAGAAATTGTCAGAATCTTTAGCATTATTCATTGGTTCTGTTGGTGAGAATGCAATTTTGAGAAGAGCCGAATGCTGGAAGGCAAATAACAATGATGTTAGAATCGCCGGCTACACACACCCGGCGCCTGCAACACCAGCCGACTACACTGCTGGAAAATATGGAGCTCTCGTGGCGTACAAGCAAGCAGGTGACACTGAGGATATTGGCAAACAACTTTGCCAGCACATTGTGGGTATGGCTCCTCAGAAGATTGGTAACAAAGAAAAAGATGAACCAGCCAAAAATGCTGATGATGAAACATGTCTCATTTACCAAGAATACCTACTGGATCCTTCTTACACTGTTGAAGAAGTGCTTGAgcaaaataaagttgaaattattgATTATGTTAGATTCTCTTGTGGAGAACTTGTAGAGGCAAACATGCCTGGTGTCGAGAAGCAGCCTTTGGATACAGTGCAAACCTTACAGTGA